A region from the Plasmodium berghei ANKA genome assembly, chromosome: 9 genome encodes:
- a CDS encoding T-complex protein 1 subunit alpha, putative, translating into MSLSIYGNRENGQDVRTANVTAVQALSNILKSSLGPQGLDKMLVDNIGDVTITNDGATILKQLEIQHPAAKILVNLSELQDQEVGDGTTSVVLLASELLRRGNELIKMDIHPTTVICGYKLAMKESVKYIKEKLSERVTNLGKDVITNIAKTTLSSKFISYESEYFAKMVSNAIQSVKIINDSGKTKYPVSSVNILKVHGLSSLDSKLIDGYAIMSGRASQSMPSAIKNAKIAFLDFPLKQYRLHLGVQVNINDPNELEKIRQREKDITKERVNKILESGANVILTTQGIDDMPLKYFVEAGAIAVRRIKKDDLKRIAKLTNGQIRLTLSSIDGTEKFEPASLGYCDEVYEEKVGDWDVMFFKGCKNSKSNTILLRGANDFVLDEMERSIHDALCSVSRALESNYVVVGGGCVEVALSVYLEDFAKTLGSREQLAIAEFAESLLIIPKILALNASYDSIDLVCKLRAYHTKSQVMNTDEPKDYRWYGLDLVNGKVANNLKNGVLEAMISKIKSIRFATEATITILRIDDLIKLVPEEPKQEEP; encoded by the exons ATGTCTTTGAGTATTTATGGAAATCGTGAAAATGGGCAAGATGTAAGAACAGCAAATG TGACTGCGGTTCAAGCCctttcaaatattttaaaatcaaGTTTAGGACCCCAAGGGTTAGATAAAATGTTAGTAGATAATATTGGTGATGTTACTATAACAAATGATGGAGCaactattttaaaacaattaGAAATTCAACATCCAGCTGCAAAAATATTAGTAAATTTATCTGAATTACAAGATCAAGAAGTAGGAGATGGTACAACATCAGTAGTATTATTAGCATCTGAATTGTTAAGAAGAGGAAATGAACTCATAAAGATGGATATCCATCCAACTACAGTTATATGTGGTTATAAACTAGCCATGAAAGAATCggtaaaatatataaaagaaaaattaagtGAAAGAGTTACGAATTTAGGAAAAGATGTTATAACAAATATAGCAAAAACAACTTTATCTTCTAAATTTATTAGTTATGAATCAGAATATTTTGCTAAAATGGTTTCTAACGCTATTCAATCagtaaaaattattaacgATTCAggtaaaacaaaatatccTGTTTCTTcagttaatatattaaaagttCATGGTTTAAGTTCTTTAGATTCAAAATTAATAGATGGTTATGCAATTATGAGTGGACGAGCTTCTCAATCAATGCCTTCCGCTATAAAAAATGCGAAGATCGCTTTCTTAGATTTTCCATTAAAACAATATAGATTACATCTAGGTGTTCAGGTAAATATAAACGATCCAAAtgaattagaaaaaatcAGACAAAGAGAAAAAGACATAACAAAAGAAAgagttaataaaatattagaGTCAGGAGCAAATGTTATATTAACAACACAAGGAATAGATGATATGccattaaaatattttgtcgAAGCTGGAGCAATAGCAGTTagaagaataaaaaaagatgatttaaaaagaaTAGCCAAATTAACAAATGGCCAAATACGTTTAACATTATCATCTATTGATGGAACAGAAAAATTTGAACCCGCATCTTTAGGTTATTGTGATGAAGTTTATGAAGAAAAAGTTGGTGATTGGGATGTTATGTTTTTCAAAGGATGcaaaaattcaaaatcTAATACTATATTATTAAGAGGTGCAAATGATTTTGTTTTGGATGAAATGGAAAGGTCTATACATGATGCATTATGTTCAGTTAGTAGAGCATTAGAAAGTAATTATGTAGTTGTAGGAGGTGGATGTGTAGAAGTTGCATTATCTGTATATTTAGAAGATTTTGCAAAAACATTAGGTTCAAGAGAGCAGCTAGCTATTGCTGAATTTGCAGAATCATTGTTAATAATACCTAAAATATTAGCATTAAATGCATCATATGATTCAATTGATTTAGTTTGTAAATTAAGAGCCTATCATACTAAATCTCAAGTTATGAATACTGATGAGCCAAAAGATTATAGATGGTATGGTTTAGATTTAGTAAATGGAAAAGTtgcaaataatttaaaaaatggagTTCTAGAAGCTATGATtagcaaaataaaatcaatCAGATTTGCAACAGAAGCAACTATTACAATATTAAGAATTGATGATTTGATAAAGCTAGTTCCTGAAGAGCCTAAACAAGAAGAGCCTTAA
- a CDS encoding RNA-binding protein, putative, with product MEFSKVETNDNGKLENDDLINNINTFFEKIQFDNNINKLDRLKIYSLSTETDSRRHSKQLQNENIFEHQNEDRYVKLPHSLSYINSNEIINNSKFKNMLINKQTNNTNNNTTNSVLYINNNSLKTNESKNSYINHDSVYVKNVANASNEIEKKIKSIGFINNLNKSNYEFNENNIFNKSSNTLKMGSESKYNNINCDYENISKQIDAMENIETIPSYSNSQEITKNFQPTNLSYIINKDIQKKSEKCLKQSDSSLNNLNEIRDNNFSEFFIQNTKQNLNQKHEYIFNNNVLYDNDETNKELETDNSFKWKKDETSIKGNNRNESNEDLNEYLENVIGQSYFYDLKKNKIVCIDEQEHDSIISFENDQNESNLSYDFNNNIMDPNFMNNNNNNKHVQDADVKDININMKLLKTILSTEYKNIDNLFDQCNYDSHNSGNNTSSEMFTSKQDANNKIYGEQTFPKTKKSILEQQYIENFIFNELMKHAEIGKEEITGIEASKINTEHNQFTSLNIKPTESNNDSIITFSNERDNKNVLDNETENCNNFLEYNEQNVRQTRFENSLRNVHENRNDNNNDSVVWFENKHENEKIEWKNSEGFNIFCNINETDEQNFINSRNKNESNYCDIMRDKNYSYNPEVGNNVDNPRIYEKIKKEWTKNIENQIEENGEKSFIYNNYINGEISNDNIYTHENKVAKFTLIVNVPPNTTRKDLMAVFSKYGNVNLTMVVCDKQSRHPNKEWTATSGYAFVRFSTNIEAQRTLNAAISGQIRIKGSRVRATWAKKDSYSKKKKEFNLKVPCSVVITNAEGFICCICRNYLSYDPILFPCCYASSCSDCFQNYIIKEMNQQNIRCPNCSLFIIDPIIKLDQNSKGILTLLYKIYYNIKVKCVYERCKWIGFNHQYFSHIFTCNFNAI from the coding sequence atggaGTTTTCAAAAGTAGAAACAAATGATAATGGTAAACTGGAAAACGATGAccttataaataatataaacacattttttgaaaaaatacaatttgataataatataaataaattagatagattaaaaatatatagtttgTCAACTGAAACAGATTCGCGTAGGCATTCAAAACAAttacaaaatgaaaatatttttgaacaCCAAAATGAAGATAGATATGTAAAATTACCACATTCATtgtcatatataaattccaacgaaataataaacaatagtaaatttaaaaatatgttaatcaataaacaaacaaacaatacaaataataatacaaccAATTCGGTATTgtatataaacaataattcgcttaaaacaaatgaatCTAAAAATAGCTATATTAATCATGATAGtgtatatgtaaaaaatgtagCAAATGCATCTAAcgaaatagaaaaaaaaataaaaagtattggatttataaacaatttaaataaatctaattatgaatttaatgaaaataatatttttaataaatcaaGTAATACATTAAAAATGGGTTCTgaatcaaaatataataatatcaatTGTGATTAcgaaaatatatcaaaacaAATAGATGCaatggaaaatatagaaacaATACCATCATATAGTAATTCACAAGAAATAACTAAAAATTTTCAGCCTActaatttatcatatataataaataaagatattcaaaaaaaatctGAAAAATGTCTAAAACAATCTGATTCCTCATTAAACAACTTAAATGAAATACgtgataataattttagcgaattttttattcaaaatacaaaacaaaatttgAATCAAAAacatgaatatatttttaataataatgttttatatgataatgatgagacaaataaagaattaGAAACAGATAATTCATTCAAATGGAAAAAAGACGAAACATCgataaaaggaaataatagAAACGAGTCAAATGAAGATctaaatgaatatttagaaaatgtAATAGGACaaagttatttttatgatttaaaaaaaaataaaattgtatgtATTGATGAACAAGAACATGATTCTATTATTAGTTTTGAAAATGATCAAAATGAATCTAATTTATCATatgattttaataataatattatggaccccaattttatgaataataataataataataaacatgTTCAAGATGCAGATGTAAAAgatataaacataaatatgaaacTTTTGAAAACTATATTGTCAacagaatataaaaacatagataatttatttgatcAATGTAATTATGATTCACATAATTCTGGAAATAATACGAGTTCAGAAATGTTTACATCTAAACAAGATGCAAacaacaaaatatatggtGAACAAACATTTCCAAAGACAAAAAAGAGTATTTTAGAACaacaatatatagaaaattttattttcaatgaATTAATGAAGCATGCAGAAATAGGGAAAGAAGAAATAACTGGAATTGAAGCAtccaaaataaatactGAACATAATCAATTCACatctttaaatataaaacctACCGAATCAAACAATGATTctattattacattttcGAATGAAAGAGATAACAAAAATGTCCTAGATAATGAAACAGAAAActgtaataattttttggaatataatgaacaaaatgTTAGGCAAACTCGTTTTGAAAACAGTTTAAGAAATGTACATGAAAATAGAAATGACAACAATAATGACAGTGTTGTATGGTTTGAAAACAAacatgaaaatgaaaaaatagaatGGAAAAATAGCGAAGgatttaacattttttgtaatattaatgaaacagatgaacaaaattttataaatagtagaaataaaaatgaatccAATTATTGTGATATAATGAGagataaaaattattcttATAATCCGGAAGTAGGAAATAATGTGGATAATCCAAGAATTtacgaaaaaataaaaaaagaatggacaaaaaatatagaaaatcaaattgaagaaaatggagaaaaatcatttatatataataattatataaatggaGAAATTAGTAATGACAATATATACACCcatgaaaataaagtaGCCAAATTTACTTTAATAGTAAATGTTCCACCAAATACTACTCGAAAAGATTTAATGGCTGTTTTCAGTAAATATGGAAATGTAAATTTAACTATGGTTGTTTGTGATAAACAATCAAGGCATCCTAATAAAGAATGGACAGCAACATCAGGATATGCATTTGTGCGTTTTTCAACAAATATTGAAGCACAAAGAACATTAAATGCTGCAATTTCAGGACAAATACGTATTAAAGGAAGTAGAGTTAGAGCTACTTGGGCAAAAAAAGACTcctattcaaaaaaaaaaaaagaatttaatttaaaagttCCATGTTCAGTAGTTATTACTAATGCAGAAGGATTTATATGTTGCATTTGTAGAAACTATTTATCTTATGATCctatattatttccttGTTGTTATGCATCTTCTTGCTCAGATTGTTTTCAAAATTAcattataaaagaaatgaatCAGCAAAATATTAGATGTCCTAATTGCTCATTATTCATTATAGATCCTATTATTAAACTTGACCAAAATTCAAAAGGGATTTTAACtttgttatataaaatatattataatattaaagtAAAATGCGTATATGAACGTTGTAAATGGATTGGTTTTAACCATCAATACTTTTCTCATATATTTACTTGTAACTTTAACGCAATTTag
- a CDS encoding ubiquitin-like protein, putative: MLGPSTNKESQEKIIDYEKINLSEYNYVINNSDHSDEEEDDDDHHYISDNNYKNDIKTDYNSLNNNGKYKSYMNPKGFFPDSNGKDNTTDHINKKTGNAQTVNESVKGCEEKRMSDVKDIDNTLNSESTTSTHNNKNNLINNNIVKDEKGRNSQEDNERQQPDFGSYIYVRIKTNSSNNNVYKCKIEKNISIKKLKNSLKEIINDNNDYRIIYRGRLLKDMEILSKYNIMFNDVLYAIKLNKKRNENDVALDSGITSSQLSTIGDEYNDLGKMGQNDNISKLISSMFDNSDFLKSIMNSNKQLQKLREKNSELNHMLNDSQTLKQSFEMIKNPSLMKELMRNTDRAISNIEAIPGGFNTLRRMYHNIQEPMYASVEISNEKNQNTIKEYDLNSSSPPTTEAFPNPWASKENNSQKNINMENRLNKYLLSDSNMFNDNGEIIPINKMGTKYKGTKGKLIPINNTNENNGIENGKTPSNDLFRSNLFDMLLKYKTPVNVIGNNSNNTATKSSLVANNNIASNNNKTNNEANKSFENSAMNIFGNNGNLFDPNSMNSILGNDSPINNDLLNTNLFNSLMGQNQNNENSNVLNMLNQMMSNLNKNMNMNNNGNNANLGNEMLNSLNILNFQNNRLNSLFNHGVNMSNKHVNNNGNNISNALINNININEEKKEGASSDDMQNNAEQHNSDTNPELDSKQQKDDNTDLNNGEKDKALTSNNLNKHDEQERLIALYQDQLTSLELMGFTDIDKCIKSLVQANGNIERAIDLLLSDINANRN; encoded by the coding sequence ATGTTAGGACCATCGACCAATAAGGAATCACAAGAGAAGATTATtgattatgaaaaaattaatctTAGTGAATACAACtatgttataaataattctgACCATTCAGATGAAGAAGAGGATGATGATGatcatcattatatatctgacaataattataaaaatgatataaaaacagATTATAACAGcctaaataataatggaaaatataaatcttATATGAATCCAAAAGGATTTTTTCCAGATAGCAATGGAAAGGATAATACTACtgatcatataaataaaaaaacaggAAATGCACAAACTGTAAATGAATCAGTAAAAGGATGTGAAGAGAAGCGAATGAGCGATGTTAAAGACATTGATAACACCTTGAACAGTGAGTCTACCACATCTAcccataataataaaaacaatttaatcaataataatattgtaaaGGATGAAAAAGGGAGGAATTCCCAAGAGGATAATGAACGCCAACAACCTGATTTTGGATCCTATATTTATGTTAgaataaaaacaaacagctctaataataatgtttataaatgtaaaatcgaaaaaaatataagtataaaaaaattaaaaaatagtttaaaagaaataataaatgataataatgattatagaattatatatagagGAAGATTGTTAAAAGATATggaaatattatcaaaatataatataatgtttaatgatgtattatatgcaataaaattaaataaaaaaaggaatgAAAATGATGTTGCATTGGATTCTGGTATAACAAGTTCACAATTAAGTACTATAGGAGatgaatataatgattTAGGAAAAATGGGgcaaaatgataatatatcaaaattaaTTTCATCGATGTTTGATAATAGTGATTTCCTTAAATCAATAATGAACTCAAATAAACAACTTCAAAAattaagagaaaaaaattcgGAACTAAATCACATGTTAAATGATTCACAAACTTTAAAGCAGTCTTTTGAAATGATTAAAAATCCATCGCTTATGAAAGAACTTATGAGAAATACTGATCGGGCTATTAGTAACATTGAAGCTATACCAGGTGGTTTTAATACATTAAGAAGAATGTATCATAATATACAAGAACCAATGTATGCATCTGTAGAAATTTCTaacgaaaaaaatcaaaatacaATTAAAGAATATGATTTAAATTCGTCTTCGCCTCCTACTACAGAAGCTTTTCCAAATCCATGGGCTtctaaagaaaataattcacaaaaaaatataaacatggAAAATagattaaataaatacttACTTTCAGATAGTAATATGTTTAATGATAATGGTGAAATTATTccaattaataaaatgggaacaaaatataaaggaaCCAAGGGTAAGTTAATTCCAATTAATAATACTAATGAGAATAATGGAATtgaaaatggaaaaacTCCAAGCAATGATCTTTTTAGAAGTAATCTTTTTGATatgttattaaaatataaaacccCTGTAAATGTAATTggaaataattcaaataatactGCCACCAAAAGTTCATTGGTAgcaaacaataatatagctagcaataataataaaacaaataatgaaGCTAATAAAAGTTTCGAAAATAGTGCTATGAACATTTTTGGGAATAATGGAAATTTGTTTGATCCAAATTCTATGAATAGTATATTGGGAAATGATTCTCCGATAAATAACGACCTTTTAAATACTAACTTATTTAACAGTTTGATGGGTCAAAACCagaataatgaaaattcaAATGTATTAAACATGCTTAACCAAATGATGTCaaatttaaacaaaaatatgaacatgaataataatggaaataatgCTAATTTAGGAAATGAAATGTTAAATAgtttgaatatattaaatttccaaaataatagattgaattcattatttaatcATGGTGTAAATATGTCGAATAAGcatgttaataataatggcaataatatttccaacgcactaataaataatattaatataaatgaagaaaagAAAGAAGGAGCATCATCTGATGATATGCAAAATAATGCAGAACAACATAATAGTGATACAAACCCTGAACTGGATTCGAAACAGCAGAAAGATGACAACActgatttaaataatggAGAAAAAGATAAAGCTCTCACTTCCaataatttgaataaaCATGATGAACAAGAGCGTCTTATTGCTTTATATCAGGATCAATTAACTTCTTTAGAATTAATGGGATTTACAGACATAGACAAATGTATAAAATCCCTAGTTCAAGCAAATGGAAATATAGAAAGGGCCATCGATTTACTCTTAAGCGATATAAATGCAAATAGAAACTAA